Proteins encoded within one genomic window of Prauserella marina:
- a CDS encoding gas vesicle protein, with the protein MREVWTGAEPSLADRDISLVDLLDRLLAGGVVLTGDLALSIAGVDLVHISLRALITSVKENRPSPLQW; encoded by the coding sequence CTGCGCGAGGTCTGGACGGGTGCCGAACCCTCGCTCGCCGATCGCGACATCTCCCTTGTCGACCTGCTCGACCGGTTGCTGGCGGGGGGAGTGGTGCTCACCGGCGACCTCGCGCTGTCCATCGCGGGTGTCGACCTCGTGCACATCTCCTTGCGTGCGTTGATCACGTCCGTGAAGGAGAACCGTCCTTCACCGCTTCAGTGGTGA
- a CDS encoding GvpL/GvpF family gas vesicle protein, which translates to MTGTLWYCYAVASRSSPGTFDHLGGVADAEVSAVPYNDLVAVVSPVREAEFDEPALRSRLEDIGWLESVARAHNTVVEEVTRRGVALPFRLATIFRDHAALTTMLAARETELLAALARVTGMVELGVKIYVSAEAGDRPGAVPAEPDADARPGLSYLRRKKHEKDTRESGWRAAVEHGITVDETLTAMAGGRRAHRPQSPELTGISEQNVLNVAYLVAEDDIDVFVEAARRLQDDSTACRIEVTGPWAPYSFALDDADAVSVERQ; encoded by the coding sequence ATGACGGGAACACTCTGGTATTGCTACGCGGTGGCGAGCCGGTCCTCACCCGGCACGTTCGATCACCTCGGTGGTGTGGCGGACGCCGAGGTGTCCGCCGTGCCGTACAACGACCTCGTCGCCGTCGTGAGTCCCGTGCGCGAAGCCGAGTTCGACGAACCCGCTCTGCGTTCCCGGCTGGAGGACATCGGCTGGCTGGAAAGTGTCGCGAGGGCGCACAACACGGTTGTCGAGGAAGTGACCCGGCGTGGTGTCGCGCTTCCGTTCCGGCTCGCGACGATCTTTCGCGATCACGCGGCGCTCACCACGATGCTCGCGGCCAGGGAAACGGAGCTGCTGGCCGCGCTCGCCAGGGTGACCGGGATGGTCGAGCTGGGCGTCAAGATCTACGTGAGCGCCGAGGCCGGTGACCGGCCGGGTGCCGTTCCCGCCGAACCGGATGCGGATGCCAGGCCAGGGCTGTCGTACCTGCGCAGAAAGAAGCACGAGAAGGACACGAGAGAATCGGGATGGCGTGCCGCGGTCGAGCACGGCATCACCGTCGACGAGACGCTGACCGCGATGGCGGGAGGTCGCCGCGCGCACCGTCCACAAAGTCCGGAGCTGACCGGCATCAGTGAGCAGAACGTGCTCAACGTCGCGTATCTGGTCGCCGAGGACGACATCGACGTGTTCGTCGAGGCGGCGCGGCGGCTCCAGGACGACTCGACGGCGTGCCGGATCGAGGTGACCGGGCCATGGGCCCCGTACTCGTTCGCACTGGACGATGCCGATGCGGTATCGGTCGAGCGGCAATGA
- a CDS encoding gas vesicle protein — translation MSEPRLPAARPDGGRVALSGGSSGSSLADILERVLDKGVVIAGDIKINLLDIELLTIKLRLLVASVDKAKEMGIDWWEHDPSLTSKAAEGELSRENRQLREKVAELERRREPVPDQPAIETNRKHA, via the coding sequence ATGAGTGAACCGCGTCTGCCCGCCGCCCGTCCTGACGGTGGCAGGGTCGCGCTGTCCGGCGGCTCGTCCGGGTCCAGCCTCGCCGACATTCTGGAGCGAGTGCTGGACAAGGGAGTCGTCATCGCGGGCGATATCAAGATCAACCTGCTCGACATCGAGCTGCTCACGATCAAACTGCGGTTGCTGGTCGCCTCGGTCGACAAGGCCAAGGAGATGGGAATCGACTGGTGGGAGCACGATCCGTCGCTGACCTCGAAGGCGGCCGAGGGTGAACTTTCGCGCGAGAACCGGCAGTTGCGGGAGAAGGTCGCCGAACTTGAGCGACGGCGCGAGCCTGTGCCCGACCAGCCCGCCATCGAGACGAACAGGAAACACGCATGA
- a CDS encoding SRPBCC family protein, translated as MADTRDAQDGPVSRLRSAAAKNPATQQLFEAGEKYAQAKTEDVVASLGQKLGNATKRLTDVAEGGPLLKAGGKLAEGKSPLRAAVEAGGASVKDKITGIFTGKSKKKGNGSGGQKVINILEDIDVGVPVREAYDQWTEYQKFTTFTKGVTSADRSDDVTSDWKFKIFWSTRSMKATTTEQIPDERIVWTTEGAKGTIKGVVTFHPIGENLTKILMLIEYYPSGFFEKTGNLWRAQGRRARLDLKHFRRFVTMEGQATGEGWRGEIRDGEVVRTHEEAIEDEESEQDTESEEDEGDEEAADEYGDEEPEDEYDDEYDEDDDSDEEEDDEADADDEYDEDTGDYDDEDEYDDEDEYEADDDEEPGRRRTSARAG; from the coding sequence ATGGCTGACACCCGGGACGCTCAGGATGGGCCGGTGAGCAGGCTCAGGAGCGCGGCGGCGAAGAACCCCGCCACGCAACAGCTTTTCGAAGCGGGGGAGAAGTACGCCCAGGCCAAGACGGAGGACGTGGTCGCCTCGCTGGGGCAGAAGCTGGGCAACGCGACCAAGCGGTTGACCGACGTCGCCGAGGGCGGCCCGTTGCTGAAGGCCGGTGGAAAGCTGGCTGAGGGAAAGTCCCCTCTGCGAGCGGCGGTGGAAGCGGGCGGCGCGTCCGTCAAGGACAAGATCACCGGGATCTTCACCGGAAAGAGCAAGAAAAAGGGCAACGGATCCGGCGGCCAGAAAGTCATCAACATTCTTGAGGACATCGATGTCGGTGTTCCGGTGCGCGAAGCCTATGACCAGTGGACCGAATACCAGAAGTTCACGACCTTCACCAAGGGTGTCACGTCCGCTGATCGCAGCGACGACGTCACCTCGGACTGGAAGTTCAAGATTTTCTGGTCGACAAGGTCGATGAAAGCCACGACGACCGAGCAGATTCCCGACGAACGCATTGTCTGGACTACTGAGGGAGCGAAGGGGACGATCAAGGGAGTCGTGACCTTCCATCCCATCGGGGAGAACCTGACGAAGATCCTGATGCTGATCGAGTACTACCCTTCCGGCTTTTTCGAGAAGACCGGGAATCTGTGGCGGGCGCAGGGAAGGCGGGCAAGGCTCGACCTCAAGCACTTCCGCAGATTCGTCACGATGGAAGGGCAGGCGACCGGCGAAGGATGGCGAGGCGAGATCCGCGACGGCGAGGTCGTGCGCACGCACGAGGAAGCCATCGAGGACGAGGAGTCCGAGCAAGACACTGAGTCCGAAGAGGACGAAGGCGATGAAGAAGCTGCCGACGAATACGGCGACGAGGAACCCGAGGACGAGTACGACGACGAGTACGACGAGGATGACGACAGCGACGAGGAAGAGGACGACGAAGCTGACGCGGACGACGAGTACGACGAGGACACCGGGGACTACGACGACGAAGACGAATATGACGACGAAGACGAGTACGAGGCCGATGACGACGAAGAACCCGGCAGGCGGCGGACGTCGGCCCGCGCGGGTTAG